One window of Cryobacterium arcticum genomic DNA carries:
- the tatC gene encoding twin-arginine translocase subunit TatC, which yields MPLAGHLIEARTRLFRASIAVAVAVVAGYLFSDLILDVLRGPVVALAESRNATLNYGSVSGAFELKVKIALYAGLVLASPVWLYQLFAFFAPALTRREKRYTVGFVASAVPLFLAGCVAGFWLFPHVVELLAGFASTSDSTILEASYYFDFVMKLVLAVGVAFVLPVFVVLLNFMGVLPGISIVRGWRVVLVAIVLFCALATPAADVMSMFLLAVPMAALFAAAAGIALLHDRRAARRVAALAAGARASVTA from the coding sequence ATGCCCCTCGCTGGGCATCTGATCGAGGCTCGCACGCGTCTCTTCCGCGCGTCCATCGCGGTCGCGGTCGCCGTGGTCGCCGGCTACCTCTTCTCCGACCTGATCCTCGACGTGCTCCGCGGCCCCGTCGTGGCCCTGGCCGAGTCGCGTAACGCCACCCTCAACTACGGCAGCGTCAGCGGCGCCTTCGAGCTCAAGGTGAAGATCGCCCTTTACGCCGGCCTCGTGCTGGCCAGCCCGGTATGGCTGTACCAGCTCTTCGCCTTCTTCGCACCCGCCCTGACCCGGCGGGAGAAGCGGTACACCGTCGGGTTCGTGGCTTCCGCCGTCCCGCTGTTCCTGGCCGGATGCGTCGCCGGGTTCTGGCTATTCCCGCACGTCGTGGAACTGCTCGCCGGATTCGCCTCCACCTCGGACAGCACCATCCTGGAGGCCTCCTACTACTTCGACTTCGTCATGAAGCTCGTGCTCGCGGTGGGTGTGGCGTTCGTGCTCCCGGTGTTCGTGGTGCTCCTGAACTTCATGGGCGTGCTGCCGGGCATCTCGATCGTGCGCGGCTGGCGCGTGGTGCTGGTGGCCATCGTGCTGTTCTGCGCCCTGGCTACTCCGGCCGCCGATGTCATGTCGATGTTCCTGCTCGCGGTGCCCATGGCGGCGCTCTTCGCCGCCGCGGCCGGGATCGCCCTACTCCATGACCGTCGGGCCGCCCGCCGGGTTGCCGCACTCGCTGCCGGAGCGCGCGCGTCCGTGACAGCCTGA
- a CDS encoding MetQ/NlpA family ABC transporter substrate-binding protein codes for MSTPTSSTPAAEPHGFALKKRRRWPWVAGIAVVVVGAAAAITVPLLNPPTSANATEGATLIVATAEGNAAEQALVNFVAEEVAPKYGITVKFKGLSDSNTINRAVSEGEVAGTVYQHKLWLSQVLESNPDFKETAATPVFRWGFGLWSDKYTSVDQVPDGGTVSLYSDPANEAQGLWLLQEAGLITLKDGTTAGTATQDDIATNPKNLKFTLLDFAAQSRALPDLDLAAGYTEYYLAASIPIEQQIFAPAAPDEFAGQLTIGSDFADTENIKNLVAAFKDPAVQEFLATDPTVKGILLPIDAK; via the coding sequence ATGTCTACTCCCACCTCCTCCACGCCCGCCGCCGAGCCGCACGGCTTCGCACTCAAGAAGCGCCGCCGCTGGCCCTGGGTCGCCGGTATCGCCGTCGTGGTCGTCGGCGCCGCCGCGGCGATCACCGTCCCGCTGCTCAACCCGCCCACCTCCGCCAACGCCACCGAGGGCGCCACCCTCATCGTCGCCACCGCCGAGGGCAACGCCGCCGAGCAGGCACTGGTCAACTTCGTCGCCGAGGAGGTCGCGCCCAAGTACGGCATCACCGTGAAGTTCAAGGGCCTCTCCGACAGCAACACCATCAACCGCGCCGTGAGCGAGGGCGAGGTAGCCGGCACGGTCTACCAGCACAAGCTCTGGCTCAGCCAGGTTCTCGAGTCCAACCCCGACTTCAAGGAAACCGCCGCCACCCCGGTGTTCCGCTGGGGCTTCGGGCTGTGGAGCGACAAGTACACCAGCGTCGACCAGGTGCCCGACGGCGGTACCGTGTCGCTGTACTCCGATCCCGCCAACGAGGCCCAGGGCCTGTGGCTGCTGCAGGAGGCCGGACTCATCACGTTGAAGGACGGCACCACCGCCGGCACCGCCACCCAGGACGACATCGCCACCAACCCGAAGAACCTGAAGTTCACCCTGCTCGACTTCGCCGCGCAGTCCCGCGCCCTGCCCGACCTCGACCTCGCGGCCGGCTACACCGAGTACTACCTGGCCGCGAGCATCCCGATCGAGCAGCAGATCTTCGCCCCGGCCGCGCCCGACGAGTTCGCCGGCCAGCTCACCATCGGCAGCGACTTCGCCGACACCGAGAACATCAAGAACCTCGTCGCCGCCTTCAAGGACCCGGCGGTGCAGGAGTTCCTGGCCACCGACCCCACCGTGAAGGGCATCCTGCTCCCCATCGACGCGAAATAA
- a CDS encoding VOC family protein gives MSVDLNQRILNADTSMGAVTLRVGDLETMSDYYSRAFAMEPFEERSRSREVHRVLGRGATPLVRLIHTPDLPGVDPRQAGLFHTAFLFETPESLAATVYRAAQDPRSRFIGSSDHLVSEAFYFTDPEGNGVELYTDRDRDTWIHDGEQIRMATEYLDPNAYLQTHLDQRAMDAGPALPGVVGHVHLQVGDLQTARAFYVDAIGFEATQGSYPGALFASAGGYHHHIAMNTWNSRGSGPRAASLGLGDVSVTVPTPADLQSLTARLTARSIPFAGDGRSVSITDPWGTQVTVSLPDVSTDELIAR, from the coding sequence ATGAGCGTCGACCTGAACCAGCGGATTCTCAACGCCGACACCTCGATGGGCGCGGTGACGCTGCGGGTCGGCGATCTCGAGACGATGTCGGACTACTACTCCCGGGCGTTCGCCATGGAGCCCTTTGAGGAGCGCAGCCGCTCCCGCGAGGTGCACCGTGTGCTCGGGCGGGGCGCGACGCCGCTCGTGCGGCTGATCCACACTCCGGACCTGCCCGGCGTGGACCCCCGCCAGGCCGGACTGTTCCACACCGCGTTCCTCTTCGAGACTCCCGAAAGCCTCGCCGCCACGGTCTACCGTGCCGCACAGGACCCGCGCAGCCGCTTCATCGGATCCAGCGACCACCTCGTGAGCGAGGCGTTCTACTTCACCGACCCGGAGGGCAACGGCGTGGAGCTGTACACCGACCGTGACCGCGACACCTGGATCCACGACGGCGAGCAGATCCGGATGGCCACCGAGTACCTCGATCCCAACGCCTACCTGCAGACGCACCTCGACCAGAGGGCCATGGATGCCGGCCCCGCCCTACCCGGCGTCGTTGGCCACGTGCACCTGCAAGTCGGCGACCTGCAGACCGCGCGGGCGTTCTACGTCGACGCGATCGGATTCGAGGCCACCCAGGGTAGCTACCCGGGCGCGCTCTTCGCCTCGGCCGGCGGCTACCACCACCACATCGCCATGAACACCTGGAACAGCCGCGGCTCGGGTCCGCGCGCGGCGAGCCTGGGCCTCGGTGATGTCTCGGTGACCGTGCCCACGCCGGCCGACCTGCAGTCCCTGACCGCGCGCCTGACCGCCCGCTCGATCCCATTCGCCGGTGACGGCCGCTCGGTGTCGATCACCGACCCCTGGGGCACGCAGGTCACGGTCTCGCTGCCCGACGTCTCCACCGACGAACTCATCGCCCGATGA
- a CDS encoding intradiol ring-cleavage dioxygenase, giving the protein MSRIPEPESTPDGPAYEGRLLDRVDDEVVDHGVAFDIRTLISRRNVLSLIGVGAGAVALAACTTDASGSSSTSTAAATGTSTGTATTATGEIPDETAGPYPGDGSNGVNVLEESGIVRSDIRSSIGGGLTAEGVPMTFTLTVLDMNNDDAPFADTAVYVWHCDAAGGYSMYSDGIEDETYLRGVQVADNDGKVSFTSIYPACYTGRWPHIHFEVYPDIDSISDAANAIATSQAALPEDISSTVYELAAYAGSTANLAQVTLDNDNVFGDDGGALQLASVTGDSTSGYIVNLTARVDTTTTPTAGSSPDGGGGGGTPPSGGAGGGGTPPSQ; this is encoded by the coding sequence ATGAGCCGCATCCCTGAACCCGAATCAACCCCGGACGGCCCCGCCTACGAGGGCCGCCTGCTCGACCGCGTCGACGACGAGGTCGTCGACCATGGCGTCGCCTTCGACATTCGCACCCTGATCAGCCGCCGCAATGTCCTCAGCCTGATCGGTGTCGGCGCGGGCGCCGTGGCGTTGGCGGCCTGCACCACGGATGCCTCCGGGAGCAGCTCCACCTCGACGGCCGCAGCGACGGGCACATCGACGGGCACCGCCACGACCGCCACCGGCGAGATCCCCGATGAGACGGCCGGCCCGTACCCGGGCGACGGCTCCAACGGGGTGAACGTGCTCGAGGAATCCGGCATCGTGCGCAGCGACATCCGCTCCAGCATCGGCGGCGGGCTGACCGCCGAGGGTGTGCCCATGACGTTCACCCTCACGGTGCTCGACATGAACAACGACGATGCCCCCTTCGCGGACACCGCGGTGTACGTCTGGCACTGCGACGCGGCCGGTGGGTACTCGATGTATTCCGACGGCATCGAGGACGAGACCTACCTGCGCGGCGTGCAGGTCGCCGACAACGACGGGAAGGTCAGCTTCACCTCGATTTACCCAGCCTGTTACACGGGACGCTGGCCGCACATCCACTTCGAGGTCTACCCGGACATCGACTCGATCTCGGATGCCGCCAACGCCATCGCCACGTCGCAGGCGGCGCTGCCCGAAGACATCAGCAGCACCGTCTACGAGCTGGCCGCCTACGCCGGATCGACCGCGAACCTCGCGCAGGTCACCCTCGACAATGACAACGTCTTCGGTGACGACGGCGGGGCCCTCCAGCTCGCCAGCGTGACCGGCGACAGCACCTCCGGCTACATCGTCAACCTCACCGCCCGCGTGGACACCACCACCACACCCACCGCGGGCTCCTCGCCCGACGGCGGCGGTGGTGGCGGCACCCCGCCGAGCGGCGGCGCGGGCGGCGGCGGAACCCCGCCCAGCCAGTAA
- a CDS encoding methionine ABC transporter permease: protein MSILNGVVHLNSVHLNNNVPLAEIPALVFPALLDTLIMVGIVMAIVVLVGIPLGALVHNLAPGGLFENPALHTTLSWIVSIGRSLPFLILMAAIVPFTRFITGTNIGIAAAVVPMSIAGIAFFTRIVENSLRGVPPTLVRVAKASGASPLQIIRTAQLSEALPSIIGGLTINTIAMIEYSAIAGTIGAGGIGYVAVTYGYQRFDNTVMLATIVILVATVASVQLIGDRLVRLTTPHARTEARAPRAARREASLV, encoded by the coding sequence ATGAGCATCCTGAACGGCGTCGTGCACCTGAACAGCGTGCACCTGAACAACAACGTCCCGCTGGCCGAGATCCCCGCGCTGGTCTTCCCCGCGCTGCTCGACACCCTGATCATGGTGGGCATCGTCATGGCGATCGTCGTGCTCGTCGGCATCCCGCTCGGCGCCCTGGTGCACAACCTCGCCCCCGGCGGCCTGTTCGAGAACCCCGCCCTGCACACCACGCTCAGCTGGATCGTGAGCATCGGGCGCTCGCTGCCGTTCCTGATCCTGATGGCCGCGATCGTGCCGTTCACCCGGTTCATCACGGGCACCAACATCGGCATCGCGGCGGCCGTCGTGCCCATGTCGATCGCCGGAATCGCGTTCTTCACCCGCATCGTGGAGAACTCCCTGCGCGGTGTGCCGCCCACCCTGGTGCGGGTCGCCAAGGCCTCGGGGGCGTCGCCGTTGCAGATCATCCGCACCGCCCAGCTCAGCGAGGCCCTGCCGTCGATCATCGGCGGCCTCACCATCAACACCATTGCCATGATCGAGTACTCCGCCATCGCCGGCACCATCGGCGCCGGCGGCATCGGCTACGTCGCGGTCACCTACGGCTACCAGCGCTTCGACAACACCGTGATGCTCGCCACGATCGTGATCCTCGTGGCGACGGTCGCGTCGGTGCAGCTGATCGGCGACCGCCTGGTGCGCCTGACCACCCCGCACGCCCGCACCGAGGCTCGCGCACCTCGCGCCGCCCGCCGCGAAGCGAGCCTGGTATGA
- a CDS encoding methionine ABC transporter ATP-binding protein has protein sequence MISLEQLTKVYGHGDAQTVVLDRLDFSVDAGEIFAVVGPSGAGKSTLAQCVNLLERPTSGSVLVNGENLSQLSEKQLRVARRRIGTIFQSDGLYSRRTAAANVALPLEYLGVTAAETRARVAELLDRVGLSNKAGHYPHQLSGGQRQRVGIARALALRPSVLLSDEATSGLDPDSTRSIVALLKELRDDLGLSILFITHEMDTVLQVADSVARLDHGRIVESGRIVELLRNPASGLGRALRPARAHESAPADATEWFVSYTSAHVPADWLTRLADQLGTTVSLLGASIETVDGATVGHASIGVTGADREHLITVARSLGLDARPEPAGESRPAEILEKVA, from the coding sequence ATGATCAGCCTCGAACAGCTGACCAAGGTCTACGGCCACGGTGACGCGCAAACCGTGGTGCTCGACCGCCTCGACTTCAGCGTCGACGCCGGCGAGATCTTCGCCGTCGTCGGCCCGAGCGGGGCCGGCAAGAGCACCCTGGCGCAGTGCGTCAACCTGCTCGAGCGTCCCACCAGCGGGTCGGTGCTGGTGAACGGCGAGAACCTCTCCCAGCTCAGCGAGAAGCAGCTGCGGGTGGCGCGCCGCCGCATCGGCACCATCTTCCAGTCGGATGGCCTCTACTCGCGGCGCACCGCCGCTGCGAACGTGGCGCTGCCGTTGGAGTACCTCGGTGTGACCGCCGCGGAGACCCGCGCCCGGGTGGCCGAACTGCTCGACCGCGTCGGGCTCTCGAACAAGGCCGGGCACTACCCGCACCAGCTCTCCGGCGGCCAGCGGCAGCGGGTGGGCATCGCCCGCGCGCTGGCGCTGCGCCCCAGTGTGCTGCTCAGCGACGAAGCCACCTCGGGCCTCGACCCCGACTCCACCCGGTCGATCGTGGCGCTGCTCAAGGAGCTCCGCGACGACCTGGGCCTGTCGATCCTCTTCATCACCCACGAGATGGACACCGTGCTGCAGGTCGCCGACTCCGTCGCGCGCCTCGACCACGGTCGCATCGTGGAAAGCGGCCGCATCGTCGAGCTGCTGCGCAATCCAGCGTCGGGGCTCGGCCGGGCGCTGCGCCCGGCGCGCGCGCACGAGAGCGCTCCTGCCGACGCCACCGAATGGTTCGTCAGCTACACCTCCGCGCACGTGCCGGCCGACTGGCTCACCCGGCTCGCCGACCAGCTCGGCACCACGGTGTCGCTGCTCGGCGCCTCCATCGAGACCGTCGACGGCGCCACGGTGGGGCACGCCAGCATCGGTGTCACCGGCGCCGACCGCGAGCACCTCATCACGGTGGCCCGCAGCCTGGGGCTCGACGCCCGCCCGGAGCCAGCCGGTGAGTCCCGGCCGGCCGAGATCCTGGAGAAGGTCGCATGA
- a CDS encoding aminobutyraldehyde dehydrogenase — MRSTVSTPILSNFINGQFVTPAGTAHLDVIDPTTGTIVARAPISTAADVDDAMRAAAAAFPAWGHGTPSDRQRALLLLADAVEANSDAIVEAQHRNTGQPRATIASDEVAAGADQLRFFAGAARLLEGRSAGEYLEGMTSWVRREPIGVVGQVTPWNFPFLMAVWKIGPALAAGNTLVLKPSDTTPESTLELARISQGILPDGVMNIVLGDATTGAFIVEHPVPGLVSITGSVRAGMAVASGAAHTLKRAHLELGGKAPALVFPDVDVAKVASAIADFAFYNAGQDCTAITRVLVHETIHDKFVDAFSAEAALRTTGSADDADNYFGPLNNVRHFTDVVEKVEALPAHAVISTGGHRVGEAGYFFEPTVVTQVRQRDAIVQDETFGPVITVQSFGTEAEAIAMANDVRYALASSVWTRDHARALRVSRDLDFGAVWINTHILLTAEMPHGGFKYSGYGKDLSMYGVEDYTRIKHVMSALE; from the coding sequence ATGAGGAGCACCGTGAGCACCCCGATCCTGTCTAATTTCATCAACGGCCAATTTGTCACGCCGGCCGGAACCGCTCATCTCGACGTGATCGATCCGACCACGGGCACCATCGTCGCCCGGGCGCCGATCTCCACGGCGGCGGATGTGGACGACGCCATGCGCGCCGCCGCGGCCGCGTTCCCGGCCTGGGGCCACGGCACTCCCTCCGACCGGCAGCGCGCGCTGTTGCTGCTCGCCGATGCGGTGGAGGCGAACAGCGACGCCATCGTGGAGGCCCAGCACCGCAACACCGGGCAACCCCGGGCCACGATCGCCTCCGACGAGGTGGCCGCCGGCGCCGATCAGCTGCGCTTCTTCGCCGGGGCGGCCCGGCTGCTCGAGGGCCGTTCGGCCGGCGAGTACCTCGAGGGCATGACCTCGTGGGTGCGCCGGGAGCCCATCGGGGTGGTGGGCCAGGTCACCCCGTGGAACTTCCCCTTCCTGATGGCCGTGTGGAAGATCGGGCCGGCCCTGGCGGCCGGGAACACCCTGGTGCTCAAGCCCAGCGACACCACCCCGGAGTCCACCCTGGAGCTGGCCCGCATCAGTCAGGGCATCCTGCCCGACGGGGTGATGAACATCGTGCTCGGCGACGCCACGACCGGCGCGTTCATCGTGGAGCATCCGGTGCCCGGCCTGGTGTCGATCACGGGCAGCGTGCGGGCGGGCATGGCCGTGGCCTCCGGTGCCGCGCACACCCTCAAGCGCGCCCACCTCGAGCTCGGCGGCAAGGCGCCCGCGCTGGTGTTCCCCGACGTGGACGTGGCCAAGGTGGCGTCCGCCATCGCCGACTTCGCCTTCTACAACGCCGGCCAGGACTGCACCGCCATCACCCGGGTGCTCGTGCACGAGACCATCCACGACAAGTTCGTGGACGCCTTCTCGGCGGAAGCCGCGCTGCGCACCACCGGCTCCGCCGACGACGCCGACAACTACTTCGGCCCGCTCAACAATGTGCGGCACTTCACCGATGTGGTCGAAAAGGTCGAAGCTCTGCCGGCCCACGCCGTGATCAGCACGGGCGGCCACCGGGTGGGTGAGGCGGGCTACTTCTTCGAACCCACCGTGGTGACCCAGGTGCGGCAGCGGGATGCGATCGTGCAGGACGAGACGTTCGGTCCGGTGATCACCGTGCAGAGTTTCGGCACCGAGGCCGAGGCCATCGCCATGGCCAACGACGTGCGGTACGCGCTCGCATCGAGCGTCTGGACTCGCGACCACGCCCGGGCGCTGCGGGTCTCCCGCGACCTCGATTTCGGAGCCGTGTGGATCAACACCCACATCTTGCTCACGGCCGAGATGCCGCACGGCGGATTCAAGTACTCCGGCTACGGCAAGGACCTGTCCATGTACGGCGTGGAGGACTACACCCGCATCAAGCACGTGATGAGCGCACTCGAATGA
- the tatA gene encoding twin-arginine translocase TatA/TatE family subunit, translated as MLQNLTGWHAIIILVVILLLFGSTKLPALAKSVGQSMKIFKTEIREAKTPADAETAVEPDEPVGEPAARPVVAIDGR; from the coding sequence CTGCTCCAGAACCTCACCGGATGGCACGCCATCATCATCCTCGTCGTCATCCTGCTGCTCTTCGGCTCGACCAAGCTCCCCGCTCTGGCCAAGAGTGTCGGGCAGTCGATGAAGATCTTCAAGACAGAGATCCGCGAGGCCAAGACACCGGCCGACGCCGAGACGGCTGTCGAGCCCGACGAGCCCGTCGGCGAACCGGCGGCGCGGCCGGTCGTCGCGATCGACGGGCGCTGA
- a CDS encoding LLM class flavin-dependent oxidoreductase, producing the protein MPRQIRFNAFDMNCVAHQSSGLWRHPDDRSQSYTDLAYWTELAKLLEKGRFDGIFLADVLGTYDVYGGTNEAAIRNGAQIPVADPLLVIPAMAYVTEHLGFGVTAGTAYEHPYPFARRMSTLDHLTKGRVGWNVVTGYLPSAARNMGQDDQLEHDDRYDYADEYLEVLYKLWEGSWEDDAVVRDTETGVFTDPSKVHSIGHSGKHFQVPGIHLSEPSPQRSPVIYQAGASSRGIAFAAGNAEAIFVAASTKHVLKDTVTKLRDALEAAGRDRYSAKIYTLLTIITDETSEKAQAKYLDYLSYASEEGALVFMSGWMGVDLSGYALDEPIGNVKSNAIQSTVANFQAANHDGSEWTVGDIARAGAIGGLGPFIVGSGSEIADQLEEWADETDVDGFNLAYAITPGTFEDVVTWVVPELQKRGVYPTEYTEGTLRQKLHGRGDRLPDEHRGANYRVGVPVV; encoded by the coding sequence ATGCCCAGACAGATCCGCTTCAACGCCTTCGACATGAACTGCGTCGCCCACCAGTCCTCCGGCCTGTGGCGCCACCCCGACGACCGGTCGCAGAGCTACACCGACCTCGCCTACTGGACCGAACTCGCCAAGCTGCTCGAGAAGGGCCGCTTCGACGGCATCTTCCTCGCCGATGTGCTGGGCACCTACGACGTCTACGGCGGCACCAACGAGGCGGCGATCCGCAACGGCGCGCAGATCCCCGTCGCCGACCCGCTGCTGGTGATCCCCGCGATGGCCTACGTCACCGAGCACCTCGGCTTCGGCGTCACCGCCGGCACCGCGTACGAGCACCCGTACCCGTTCGCCCGGCGCATGTCCACGCTCGACCACCTCACCAAGGGACGGGTCGGCTGGAACGTCGTCACCGGGTACCTGCCCTCCGCCGCTCGCAACATGGGCCAGGACGACCAGCTCGAGCACGACGACCGCTACGACTACGCCGACGAGTACCTCGAGGTGCTCTACAAGTTGTGGGAGGGCTCCTGGGAGGACGACGCCGTCGTGCGCGACACCGAGACCGGCGTCTTCACCGACCCGAGCAAGGTGCACTCCATCGGCCACTCCGGCAAGCACTTCCAGGTGCCCGGCATCCACCTCTCCGAGCCCTCGCCCCAGCGCTCGCCCGTGATCTACCAGGCCGGCGCCTCCAGCCGCGGCATCGCGTTCGCCGCGGGCAACGCCGAGGCGATCTTCGTGGCCGCGTCGACCAAGCATGTGCTCAAGGACACCGTCACCAAGCTGCGCGACGCCCTCGAGGCCGCCGGCCGCGACCGCTACTCGGCCAAGATCTACACGTTGCTCACGATCATCACCGACGAGACCAGCGAGAAGGCCCAGGCCAAGTACCTCGACTACCTCAGCTACGCCAGCGAAGAAGGCGCCCTGGTCTTCATGTCCGGCTGGATGGGCGTGGATCTCTCCGGCTACGCCCTCGACGAGCCCATCGGCAACGTCAAGAGCAACGCCATCCAGTCCACCGTGGCCAACTTCCAGGCCGCGAACCACGACGGCTCCGAGTGGACGGTAGGGGACATCGCCCGCGCCGGCGCGATCGGCGGACTCGGCCCGTTCATCGTCGGCTCCGGCAGCGAGATCGCCGACCAGCTCGAGGAGTGGGCCGACGAGACGGATGTGGACGGGTTCAACCTGGCCTACGCCATCACGCCCGGCACCTTCGAAGATGTGGTCACCTGGGTGGTGCCCGAGCTGCAGAAACGCGGCGTGTACCCCACCGAGTACACCGAGGGCACGCTGCGGCAGAAGCTGCACGGCCGCGGCGACCGCCTCCCCGACGAGCACCGCGGCGCGAACTACCGCGTCGGCGTGCCCGTCGTCTGA
- a CDS encoding SDR family NAD(P)-dependent oxidoreductase, whose translation MTRFENKVAIVTGGGSGIGAEISRELAAEGASVVVTDIKLEAAQSVVDEIIAAGGKAAAFSQNTAKWEDSEAAVAFAQTTFGALHLAVNNAGIGAAPQKIGDYDIAAWDRVRAVDLDGVFYGLKFQLPAIVAAGGGAVVNMASVLGSVGIAENAAYVTSKHALIGLTKVAALEYTADGVRTNAVGPGFIDTPLVRSSLSPEALTALEAQHASRRLGTDKEVAALTLFLLSDAASFISGSYHLVDGGYSAQ comes from the coding sequence ATGACCAGGTTCGAGAACAAGGTAGCGATCGTCACCGGCGGCGGAAGCGGTATCGGCGCGGAAATCTCCCGGGAGCTTGCCGCTGAGGGTGCCTCGGTCGTGGTCACCGACATCAAGCTCGAGGCCGCGCAGAGCGTCGTCGACGAGATCATCGCCGCCGGCGGGAAGGCAGCCGCCTTCAGCCAGAACACCGCGAAGTGGGAGGACTCCGAAGCGGCCGTGGCGTTCGCCCAGACGACCTTCGGCGCCCTGCACCTGGCCGTGAACAACGCCGGCATCGGTGCCGCACCGCAGAAGATCGGCGACTACGACATCGCCGCCTGGGACCGCGTGCGCGCGGTGGACCTCGACGGCGTCTTCTACGGCCTCAAGTTCCAGCTGCCTGCGATCGTCGCCGCCGGCGGCGGCGCCGTGGTGAACATGGCCAGCGTGCTCGGCTCGGTCGGCATCGCGGAGAACGCCGCCTACGTCACCAGCAAGCACGCGCTGATCGGCCTCACCAAGGTCGCCGCCCTCGAATACACGGCGGATGGCGTGCGCACGAACGCCGTCGGACCCGGCTTCATCGACACCCCGCTGGTGCGCTCGAGCCTCTCCCCCGAGGCGCTGACCGCCCTCGAGGCACAGCACGCCTCCCGCCGCCTCGGCACCGACAAGGAGGTCGCCGCGCTCACGCTGTTCCTGCTCAGTGACGCCGCCTCCTTCATCTCCGGCAGCTACCACCTCGTCGACGGCGGCTACTCCGCCCAGTAA